One Methanofollis sp. genomic region harbors:
- the hemA gene encoding glutamyl-tRNA reductase — protein MAGLNHHAAGLADLEAFRFADEEAFLTAARERFKGVFLLQTCNRIEVLVHGTAGDLADFLHDLGRERFEVREGVDVLRHLLQLAAGIDSMIIGEDQILGQMKRAWTASQAAGTSDHVIDLCIKKAVHVGVEVRKRTKINRGAVSIGSAAVALAEELFTSLEGRHILVIGSGEMGMLVAQALAAKDLTAIYVANRTYERAVVLAEKIGGKAVNFAELKRYITLSDVVITCTSAPHPILTRPLLAEVMKGRCWPLDGHPRPLVVIDIAQPRDVEEDAGEVDGVNLYTIDNLRDVNEHTLASRKAEATRAHDYIESELDHFLTMLNAASADDALRGLYTWAEAIRVRERDRACARLQGGDAQTAAIIDDLTRVLAKKLLLDATYSIRACAEQGQTREAEWLVKAITRGDGLCSRKDD, from the coding sequence ATGGCCGGCCTCAACCACCACGCGGCCGGCCTCGCCGACCTCGAAGCGTTCAGGTTCGCCGACGAGGAGGCCTTTCTCACTGCAGCCAGGGAACGGTTCAAGGGCGTTTTCCTCCTCCAGACCTGCAACAGGATCGAGGTGCTCGTCCACGGGACCGCGGGGGACCTCGCCGACTTTCTCCACGACCTCGGGAGAGAAAGGTTCGAGGTCCGCGAAGGGGTGGACGTCCTCCGCCACCTCCTCCAGCTGGCCGCCGGTATCGACTCGATGATCATCGGCGAGGACCAGATCCTCGGCCAGATGAAACGCGCCTGGACGGCCTCACAGGCGGCCGGAACCAGCGACCATGTCATCGACCTCTGCATCAAGAAAGCCGTGCACGTCGGCGTCGAGGTGCGAAAGAGGACGAAGATCAACAGGGGCGCCGTCTCTATCGGTTCCGCGGCCGTCGCCCTCGCCGAAGAACTCTTCACGAGCCTCGAAGGCCGGCACATCCTCGTCATCGGCAGCGGCGAGATGGGGATGCTCGTCGCCCAGGCCCTCGCCGCGAAGGACCTGACCGCGATCTACGTGGCAAACCGGACGTATGAGAGGGCGGTCGTCCTCGCCGAGAAGATCGGGGGGAAGGCAGTCAACTTTGCCGAACTGAAGCGCTACATCACCCTCTCCGACGTTGTCATCACCTGCACCTCCGCGCCCCACCCGATCCTCACCCGGCCCCTCCTGGCCGAGGTGATGAAAGGGCGGTGCTGGCCCCTCGACGGCCACCCGCGTCCCCTCGTCGTCATCGACATCGCCCAGCCGCGGGACGTCGAGGAGGACGCCGGCGAGGTCGACGGCGTGAACCTGTACACCATCGACAACCTCCGCGACGTCAACGAGCACACCCTGGCCTCGCGGAAGGCCGAGGCGACACGCGCCCATGACTATATCGAATCCGAACTCGACCATTTCCTCACGATGCTCAACGCCGCCTCGGCCGACGACGCCCTGCGGGGCCTGTACACCTGGGCCGAGGCGATCCGCGTCAGGGAGCGCGACCGGGCCTGCGCCCGCCTCCAGGGGGGCGACGCCCAGACCGCGGCAATCATCGACGACCTGACGCGGGTGCTCGCAAAAAAACTCCTCCTCGACGCCACCTACTCCATACGGGCATGTGCGGAGCAGGGGCAGACCAGGGAGGCAGA
- a CDS encoding bifunctional precorrin-2 dehydrogenase/sirohydrochlorin ferrochelatase: MIPLILDLTGRHVVIFGGGAVGARKAAYFCREARVTVVSRSFLPSLAGSGAACVEADIGAMDDRAILDLLEGAFLAVAATPDAALNNRVGRLAREAGVHFNNAHGETGDVLIPSVLRGERYLLAVSTAGTSPAIPRFLREHLEETFPHLDAMIGVEGRLREDLKKSVPTQEERSRILRAVLRDPDAWAWLAGGEEEAYRKIRERYISGNISLC; encoded by the coding sequence ATGATCCCGCTGATCCTCGACCTCACCGGGAGGCACGTCGTCATCTTCGGCGGCGGTGCCGTGGGAGCGCGAAAAGCGGCATATTTCTGTCGCGAAGCGAGGGTCACCGTTGTCAGCCGGAGTTTCCTGCCCTCCCTTGCCGGTTCCGGCGCCGCGTGCGTCGAGGCCGACATCGGGGCAATGGACGACCGTGCGATCCTCGACCTGCTGGAGGGGGCCTTTCTTGCCGTCGCCGCCACGCCCGACGCCGCCCTGAATAACAGGGTCGGGCGCCTGGCGCGGGAGGCGGGCGTCCACTTCAACAACGCGCACGGGGAGACCGGCGACGTCCTGATCCCCTCGGTCCTCCGGGGGGAGCGCTACCTCCTCGCCGTCAGCACCGCGGGGACAAGCCCGGCCATCCCGCGGTTTCTCAGGGAACACCTGGAGGAGACCTTCCCCCACCTCGACGCGATGATCGGGGTCGAAGGGAGACTGCGCGAGGACCTCAAAAAGTCGGTGCCCACCCAGGAAGAGCGGAGCCGGATCCTCAGGGCCGTCCTCCGCGACCCCGACGCCTGGGCATGGCTTGCCGGCGGCGAAGAAGAGGCGTACCGCAAGATAAGGGAGCGATATATCAGTGGAAACATATCTCTATGCTGA